The Anolis carolinensis isolate JA03-04 chromosome 1, rAnoCar3.1.pri, whole genome shotgun sequence genome window below encodes:
- the ptcra gene encoding pre T-cell antigen receptor alpha isoform X1, with protein MLQEPLHEINLIRRPLRHLVTCLAFQLLICCCSLALTPTLSPPKHVIINGERKTLLACLVRDLSKDASPAVLFSNGNGSMLASSVYGISGEEDGTFSAISQISINTQDFESWNTVVCYVAQNQTSQRWNTTSLQLSENTMGELCLDENQGDQALPAEILHNRTQALVLLTIRMLLFKMLLFDVLMTCCIIFKK; from the exons ATGTTGCAAGAACCACTCCACGAAATTAATTTGATACGGCGTCCATTGAGGCACCTGGTGACCTGCTTGGCATTCCAGCTCCTGATCT GTTGCTGCTCTTTGGCCCTTACTCCGACACTGTCGCCACCAAAGCATGTGATAATAAATGGTGAAAGGAAGACCTTACTAGCATGCCTAGTGAGAGACCTCTCCAAGGATGCTTCTCCGGCTGTTTTGTTTTCCAATGGAAATGGGAGCATGCTGGCATCTTCCGTCTATGGGATTTCCGGGGAAGAAGATGGTACTTTCAGTGCAATTTCTCAAATTTCCATCAACACCCAAGATTTTGAATCCTGGAATACTGTTGTTTGCTATGTGGCACAAAACCAAACCTCACAGAGATGGAACACCACCTCTCTTCAATTATCTG aAAACACTATGGGGGAGTTGTGCCTAGATGAAAACCAAGGAG ACCAGGCATTGCCTGCTGAGATTCTGCATAACCGCACACAGGCGCTGGTTCTTTTGACCATCAGAATGCTGCTGTTCAAGATGCTCCTGTTTGATGTATTGATGACCTGTTGCATCATTTTCAAGAA ATAA
- the ptcra gene encoding pre T-cell antigen receptor alpha isoform X2, whose amino-acid sequence MLQEPLHEINLIRRPLRHLVTCLAFQLLICCCSLALTPTLSPPKHVIINGERKTLLACLVRDLSKDASPAVLFSNGNGSMLASSVYGISGEEDENTMGELCLDENQGDQALPAEILHNRTQALVLLTIRMLLFKMLLFDVLMTCCIIFKK is encoded by the exons ATGTTGCAAGAACCACTCCACGAAATTAATTTGATACGGCGTCCATTGAGGCACCTGGTGACCTGCTTGGCATTCCAGCTCCTGATCT GTTGCTGCTCTTTGGCCCTTACTCCGACACTGTCGCCACCAAAGCATGTGATAATAAATGGTGAAAGGAAGACCTTACTAGCATGCCTAGTGAGAGACCTCTCCAAGGATGCTTCTCCGGCTGTTTTGTTTTCCAATGGAAATGGGAGCATGCTGGCATCTTCCGTCTATGGGATTTCCGGGGAAGAAGATG aAAACACTATGGGGGAGTTGTGCCTAGATGAAAACCAAGGAG ACCAGGCATTGCCTGCTGAGATTCTGCATAACCGCACACAGGCGCTGGTTCTTTTGACCATCAGAATGCTGCTGTTCAAGATGCTCCTGTTTGATGTATTGATGACCTGTTGCATCATTTTCAAGAA ATAA